The Vicia villosa cultivar HV-30 ecotype Madison, WI unplaced genomic scaffold, Vvil1.0 ctg.004337F_1_1, whole genome shotgun sequence DNA segment agaggaggttagccgagttggtcttgagtcgttgtcgctctgatacgtagcactcgggggggacgAACGCGTTAATTACTTGCtattgatttattatgttttggcaaatacttgagttgtttatttgagattgccactttaattgtgttaattgttgaattaagatgctatgaaatctttgaactaattgttgagtttccgttgcacttctatggaagttgttttatgttaAAGACTATCATTCGATGTTGTCGGTTCTCCCATATTTTtatgaatgctatgtatccgctttatgcgacgaggtgattagtctttgagaatgaatatgtgatacctcaattgcttattttgtgaatttttatactctgattttatttaaatttcgtgggtagaattggggtgttacattagtggtatcagagcaggtcggtcttgtccggccgAGTGTCGAGTCGTAGTGTAGACTAACAGTtatgtattgttgtttgtgctgattgtttttgtgttgtagtgacgctatggctgggaggaatgatgctgcgattgctgctgctttggaagcgatgGCTCAGGCTATGCAGAACCAACCGAATACTGACGAGAGTGCTGGATCTCGTAGTTtggcgactttccagagggagaatccgccggtgttcaagggtacgcatgaccctgatggtgctcttgagtggttgaaggagatcgggcgaatcttccgtgttatggattgcactcctgcACAGAAGGTTAGATATGGCACTCATATGCTGGCTAAGGAAGcagatgattggtggctagagacccgtaggaggTTGGAGGCTCATGGTGAGGAGATCACTTGGATTGcgtttcgcatggagttcttaaggaaatactttcctgaggatgtccgtagtaagaaggagattgaattccttgagctgaaacaagggaacaagtctgttgtggagtatgctgctaagtttggtgagctagctaagttttaccaatactatgatggtgcgaatggtgagttttccaagtgtatcaagtttgagaatgggttgcgccCAGAAATCAAGAAAGCGGTCAGTTACCAGAAGATCCGTATTTTTGTTGATTTGGTTGATAGTTGTCGGATTTATGAGGAGGACAACAACGCTCATTATCGTGTTATTAATGAGAAGAGgggcaagaatcaacaaagtCGTGAGAAACCATATGATGCTGGTAAAGGGAAGCAAAGAGTTGCTCATGGTCATaagactagtgggggagatgctcctgctagggttgtatgcttcaagtgtggtcgaCCTGGTCATAAGAGCGATGTTTGTACTGCTGATGTGAAGAGGTGTTACCGTTGTGGTAAGACGGGACATATGTCATCTGCTTGTAAGCATAAGGATGTTGTTTGCTTTAACTGTGGTGCGGAGGGACATATTGATAGCCAgtgtcagaagccaaagaagACAGTTGTAGGTGGTAAAGTGTTCGCTTTGTCAGGAACTCAGACATCTAGTGAGGATGGCCTTGttagaggtacttgtttcattaatagaattcctttaattactattattgataccggtgccactcattgttttattgctgctGATTGTGTAAAAAGATTGGGTCTTACTTTGTCTGCTATGAATGGAGAAATGGTTGTCGAACTCCCCGCTAAGGGAACGGTGACTACTTCTCTAATGTGTTTGGATTGTCCTCTGTCAATCTTTGATAGGGACTTTGTTGTTGACTTTGTGTGCTTACCGCTTGTTGGTTTGGATGTggttttgggtatgaattggttgaaaCGCAACtacgttcatatcaattgttttaacaACACGGTGAGATTTTCTTCTCTTGAAGAAGAAGGAGTTGGTTTGTTGACTGGTAAGCAATTGAAGAAACTGATGCAAGACGAAGCGCAAATGTTCTCATTGATGGCGTCCTTGTCTTTTGAGAATCAAGTTCGAATTGATGAGTTAAAGGTGGTGAGAGAATTTTCTGAAGTGTTTCCTGATGACATCCCTGATGTACCTCCAGAAAGAGAAGTTGAGTTtacgattgatcttgtacctggtaccagacctgtttctatggcaccgtacagaatgtctgcatcagagttgtctgaattgaagaagcaattagaggaattgcttgagaagaagtttgtaagaccaagtgtatcgccgtggggagcACCCGTATTGcttgtaaagaagaaagatggaagtatgagactttgtgttgattatcggcagttgaataaagtgacgataaagaacaagtatccacttccaagaattgatgacttgatggatcaattggtgggtgcTTGTGTGTTttctaagattgatttgaggtccggaTATCACCAAATTAGAGTAAAAgaagacgatattcagaagaccgcgttcaggactcggtatggacaCTACGAGTATTCTGTGATGCCCTTCGGTGTCACTAATGCGCCAggagtattcatggagtacatgaaccgtatttttcatacttacttggatcggttcgtggtggtattcattgatgacattcttatgtactctaaatctgaagaagagcatgaagagcatctgagaattgtgttgcaagttctgaaagagaagcaattgtatgccaagttgtctaagtgtgaattctggttgcatgaagttagtttccttggtcatgtcaTTTCTGGTAGTGGCATCgccgtggatccttctaaagttgatgctgtgttacaatgggagactccgaagtcagctactgagattagaagcttcttgggtttggccggttactatagacggtttatcgaaggattttctaagttggcacttccATTGACGAGATTGACTTGCAAAGGAAAGGCGTTTGTGTGGGATGTTCAATATGAAGAGAGTTTcaatgagttgaagaagagattgacgtcGGCTCCAGTTTTAACTTTGCCTAATTCAGGAGAGCCTTttgttgtgtactgtgatgcttgtctgatgggtttaggtggtgtgcttATGCAGAAAGGTAAAGTGGTTGCGTATGCATCTAGGCAGTTGAGGAcccatgaaaagaattatcctacgcatgatcttGAGTTGGCTGCAGTGGTCTTTGTGTTaaagatttggagacattatcattatggttctagatttgaagtgtttagcgaccataagagtttgaagtacctgttcgatcaaaaagagttgaatatgaggcagcgaaggtggcttgaattgttgaaggattatgatttcggtttgaactaTCATCCTGGAAAAGCAAATGTAGTGGCCGATGCTTTGAGccgaaagactttgcatatgtcggccatgatggttaaagagttggagttgattgagcagttccgagacttgagtttggtatgcgaagtGACACCGCATAGTGTTATGTTGGGAATGTTAAAGATTAACAATGACTTTCTTGACAATATCAGAGAGGCTCAGAAGCTAGATGTGAAGTTGGTGGATTTGATGGTAGGAACCGATCGActtgagaatggtgatttcaagttagatgcacgtggtgtgttgagattccgagatcgTATTTGCATTCCGGATGATGAGGAGATTAAGAAGGCGATTCTCGAAGAGAGTCATAGAAgcaaattgagtattcatccaggagctacaaagatgtatcaagacatgaagggtttgttttggtggtctggtatgaaacgtgatgtggcacaatttgtgtatgcttgtttgacttgtcagaagtcaaaggtcgaacatcagaagcctgcaggattgatgcaaccgttagaagttccagaatggaaatgggataacatttcgatggactttgtaacgggattacctaataccttaagaggatttgattcgatttgggtgattgttgataggcttacgaagtcggcacactttatacctattaacatcacatttCCAATTGTGAAGTTAGCCGAGATATATGTCagggtgattgtgaagttgcatggtgtacctttatgtattgtgtcagatagagatccgaggtttacttccgATTTCTGGAGAAGTTTGCAAGaagcgttgggttctaagttgaggttgagtacggcgtatcatccacagacagatggtcagaccgagaggactattcagtcattggaggatttgttgagagcatgtgttcttgagcagggaggttcgtgggatattatcttccgttgattgaattcacttacaataacagttaccattctagtattgggatggcaccttttgaggcgttgtatggtcggaggtgtaggactccgttaTGTTGGCACGAGTCGGGTGAGAGTGTGGTACTTGGACCCGAGATGGTTAGGGAGACTACGGAGAAAGTGAAACTtattcgagataagatgaaagcttctcaaagtaggcagaaaagttaccatgacaagagaaggaaagatttggaattccaagctggtgatcatgtgtttttgagagtcacacctgtgactggtgttgggcgagctctgaagtctaagaagctcactcctcgctTTATCGGTCCGTATCAGATATCAGATCGTGTGGGGAAAGTTGCTTATcgtgtggcgttaccgccaaatcttgctaatttgcacgatgtgtttcatgtgtcacaactccgAAAGTATGTTtcagatccgtctcatgtgattcagatggacgatgtgcaagtgcgcgATAATCTCACAGTGGAGACGATGCCTGTGCGAATTGAGGATCGCGAAGTAAAGGTTCTAAGAGGCAAAAAGATTCAATTGGTGAAAGTTGTCTGGTTGGgagctgtcgcgggcgaaaaatcgttttgttcctctttttgtgggatgagacacctgatgccttctttgggctcgagtgctctttaaaaaaatgatttttcttttgtatcgaccaaactttttattatttccaaaggaggaaaaggaaaaaagctgcaataacctaaaagtgaggggagagatcttgggtaagagggttggttatacgaagggaaggtattagcacccaacgtatctatagtactctataggtttctttattttgttttattccattcttgttgtggtggaggttcttgtgaaataggtgggacctaaggtgtttgtttgattatgctcgcaaagatcatcgcgatcctctgcatacatatcccctaaagggaatcagagcatctgtagctcgggtctacgggtgctaaggtttgaatggtttttttttgttttgttttgctcgccaaggatcgaccttgtgcctacgtattctcaaagggatgttgagaaagtcagagcaatcgtagttcccacttatgctagtggaagcaaaggaaaatagacaaatgtcgtctaaatgctagatgtatctaatctatatcatcacatacatctgtttgatttgtttgaaaatcttttcattataagcccggggtcatgccacttagggtgcttagaatgataaagatgttttttgttgtttaaccagccttgtggcaaaaactttcagtgaagtcagccttgtgacaaaaagttttgattaatcagccagccttgtggcaaaagtttcaatgaagtcagccttgtgacaaaaactttgattaatcagccagtacggtggcaaaacggtttgattgattagccagccttgtggcaaaaagaagtttgattgattgattgtttgtgatgatataagagatactcctagcatagagatgaaaaatgtctaatctcctagggtatttggttttggatattggggatgcttataagaagcccgtggggtccttgtacgaagcccaagaggaggctatccgagggtccttgcattgtaagcccaagaggaggctatgggagggacaatccagggtccttgcattgtaagcccaagaggaggctatggagggtcactcgtttgtacaaagcccaaggggaggcatggtatagttggtctgagctcttagagcgatttcaccgggaaaccatactctatgtcctaacctaaactaggggagattctttgcacgaagcccaataggaggctatggggaacctagtgttgtactaagttgaacaagcatataacacaatcacaagtatgaacaagtacgaacaaacatgaacaagtacatgaacaaatatgaacagttatacatatatgacaaagtgtgtgtatataatggagtttatgaaggaaatatacctgtaagcatgatccatttgtatacacagggctcgggactcacactcggggagaagtccacttgagtttattcaaagctatgtaaacaggtatttacaaaaggcttgggacttatacctacatggaggcccatggtattttttttgggaagatttaaagaaaccttcatttttggtttgttattcaaagttaaaaacaaactgatcgagatatgtacaaaaggcgtacaatgaaatacctaatttcatgtactggagtgggtatgtacaaaagggcttggggcttatacctacgtggaggcccatggtatattgaaaagttttgtttctttggagttttgttgttttgaaaatgatttgaaaattgtttgaaaaagttttattttgaagaagttttattgttttgaaaactgtacaaaaagaaaagaaatgggacttacactctctaatattcgagaggccccacttcgttttgaaaatcaattgatcaattaaaaaggtttaatcaatagtttcaaaaagaaatggtttattgtttttgaaaagaatcgcgatcgctcgttttaaaacgattcgaattttgaaagaagtcaaattaatcaagataaacaaaaagattgtctttaattaacatttagatgattagggtttgcttcaaaaagtatttacaaatgattaactttgaaaatcaaatgaaaaataatatttaaaagtattaaaattacttaaaaacaagtcattttaaaactattaaaaaatgtatcaaataaatattttttgatgattttttttgatattcttaaaatatatatattaagtgagaggtatgcaaaaaatgaataaaaaatgagttaatttggttagttaaataattaattgaagttgtgaagaaaatcaaagaaaatagggactaaaaaattggttttgtctccacaagggtttgaacccacaacctcacgctcaccactcaaaaacatgaccaactggaccacgcgcgtggtctgtttagtatttgcaacgaatcaattatatttttgaatcaatttctaatttcagtttcaaaatctggcgccaagaacacatacccaattcaaatttgaaaattctgaaaactgaattgtttggatcgagtgaatagcctatcttgctcgatttttcaccaggaacatgatggtatcatttaattgcatttattttatctctaaggctatcaattttctgatgaacacgaagaaccctaattttgagtttcaatctgaaatcgtgtgtgtgcatgataagttgcaattgattgagggttaatgatccatacatatgcagaaacaagatggcatggcagtttttcatttatgatgcatgtatgatagagtttgaagttcaagtgacttaccttcaaaaacggccaaactggagatttgattcttcaatataagtgttacagatgctttgtatcaatctggatagcttcaatgatgattatggaaggtgtctggatgtctggaacaagctgaattcatctgagcatggccatggcacccgaactgcagttgcttcaagtatgaatcgaatttgaagatggaggtgtttcagattgctggtgagtgtttggatcattcatatgaagtatatggatggtgttaggagtgttagtttggacagatatggcttggtatggattttggcatgataaggttcaatatatgcaattatggaagtgaggtagtgattctgagatttgaggtgtttttgggtgtatgagtaattcaaacacatcacatttgacatttagaagttgtgggaagcatcactttgttcagaacttgcaaggtttggaggttgagttttctacctcactttgaaacacatgacttgtaattcaagaaagaagagagaaaacctataattgtgaggttttggtgtgatttgaagagtgatttgaacctctatttataggccaaggattctgaatgaagagctttgcaagttgatcaaagaaatgatgatttggcttaagagataaaatggaatctttcacattaaatgcaaatggttaaaagtgacttaaccatggttattttgccaagcttcttatctcttccattctgatcttcaaatcagaaaatatcttcaatcattgcatctatgcatcattatttggatcatttggcaatttggttcataactttggcaaaatgacttgaaatttcaagtgaaaagttcactaatggcaaaattcaaaaccatagctacactccatattttttcatgctcttggacattttggaaagctcatgttacacacttcaaaagcttagttgaaagtttcttcaagacctttaaggaaatgggtgaaaaagatccatgaactttgaagaaaatgaagttttaagtgaaattttcataagatgccaactttggagctccatatctcttaaatggttgatcttatggaaaaaaattatatgtgtcaaagttgtttattggatcaaaatctacaactttcatgttggaagtttttttcagtttgtaggtgaaatttttgagttattccctttcaaagtttggaaaaaaccattgaaaaacacttagaaatttttctaagtatgaaagtcaaacttttgactttttgattcttgattgattttcttgatttttcttgatcaaatgacttctcatatcatatattgatgattcaaaacttcaaaagtcatggttgaccaaaattcccaaaagtcaaaggtgttcttgtacagttgactttttcagacgaatcgcgtttctggagatttcaaatgaaacaggctatcctcaccaaatgaatggtatgaatggatcatattgaagcattagaggatattgagccatggtttgagttgtggcaccatgtcctgattaaaaagtcagttattcagtgaattaggtcaaaaaccctaattgtcgacctgatgaaattgatgactgtggaccttgaattgagatgcaatttccatgggatattgtcatagggattatttgaggatgattgaaacctttgattgattccctggggattttttgggtttcccaaatgtgatccctgattttagtccctgatagttcaaaaccctgatctgaggatttgtctgatcaatctttgtgtaggagatgtcttgagccaatggattaggtcaaaatgatgcacttgaggtcttgatatcatgtcccaagccattaggtcaaattctgagcaaaagtcaggagtatgctatcttcaggcaaaaccctaattcagtcgattcaaagctgttgagcttgttgaagtgaatctctgaggaccaaatgttgattgttgatgaagatgattcatttgagatgaagggagaacaaaaccctaattaactgtttcttgcactgatgagtgatctcttgattaaaccctgctaagcacaagtagcaaacacaagctatgcaatttgttagagatgcaaatgatgcatatgcaaatgatatgaggtggtatcttaggtcaaaaattggggtatgacaggagctGCTGGTGAGAGCCTAACCTGGGagctggagagcaagatgcgagactcctatcatgagtcatgtcccatatatTTCTATGTGATTCATAGCGTGACGTTTGTGACTTTGTCGtgatttgtatttttgtgacttattaaatgatgggattatgtgaagatgtgaCTTTGTGACTTAATGATAGAATGACGATATTAATATTTGTGAATGTgattaaccgaatatgtctaatttctaatatataatttatcatgcgctcaattatatgaattgatatctcaccctttctttgtttcgccgttgcctttatattggtaacgtgcaggtgattcgcattgagaggaggttagccgagttggtcttgagtcgttgtcgctctgatacgtagcactcgggggggacgAACGCGTTAATTACTTGCtattgatttattatgttttggcaaatacttgagttgtttatttgagattgccactttaattgtgttaattgttgaattaagatgctatgaaatctttgaactaattgttgagtttccgttgcacttctatggaagttgttttatgttaAAGACTATCATTCGATGTTGTCGGTTCTCCCATATTTTtatgaatgctatgtatccgctttatgcgacgaggtgattagtctttgagaatgaatatgtgatacctcaattgcttattttgtgaatttttatactctgattttatttaaatttcgtgggtagaattggggtgttacaatatacATACGAactagcatatacatatcatctagcgcattcacaaagcccagtttccaaccctcgtgttgtgataggtttgtttttcgaccctcgagttgtgagtttccaaccctcgtgttgtgatagatttattttccgaccctcgagtcgtgagtttccaaccctcgagtcgtgaatatttgacttgctattttctccgaccctcgagtcgtgagtctccaaacaagtgaaTCTTTTCATGCAGGCAAAcgtgctagaaccatagcaaacaatcttctatgcaggtaaacttgtccgaaccagggcaagtggatctcattggtgcaggtgagcttcctagagctatagcaagtgatacTTTTGGGATTACTCAAACtatgatagtaagcaggtatggctaactgcgacgacttactagaactatagtaagtgggtcataccatctacgataagcttactccaactacgatagtaagtaggtatggctaactgcgacgacttactagagctatagtaagtgggccataccatatacgataaacttactcaaactacgatagtaagcaggtatggctaactgcgacgacttactagaactatagtaagtgggtcataccatctacgataagcttactccaactacgatagcaagtaggtatggctaactgcgacgacttactagagctatagtaagtgggacacaccatctacgataaacttgctgaaactacgatagtaagcaggtatggctaactacgACGACTTACTACAATAGTAAGTatgtcataccatctacgataagcttactccaactacgatagtaagtaggtatagCTAAccacgacgacttactagaactatagtaagtaggccACActatctacgataaacttactcaaactacgatagtgagtgggtataccaaccgcgatgacttactagaactatagtaattGAGTTACCTACAAACTTCAAAaccttgctagcgctatagcaagctGATTATCTTCTACACAGCAAACGCCGAACCCCCGCTGTTGCTAGCTACGTTCAtgcatcatgttagtcccttggcagtgatctctTCAAAacttcatcaataacaaacaaaggttttattttttctaacataactaacagtcatgcatcattcaattaacatacctcattcatgcataatgcatatacattgctctcatttattttgagaagctcactgcaccatacattacatgcatcataacattggataaaatcaaggttgccttttcaggccatgctacaatcaaaacacGTGGTTCCTCccaaaaagcatctgcttcacattcacaaaagaggggtatttaccttggatggcatctttaagcccatctcccacggaacttcttcccaacaaacgcaaattttagggcacttcagtgttcaatcatcttctacctttaaaatcataataggcagacgtgcctatctgactcttcaggtttaagaagattgaacaggggcagctgtcataccccaaaatttgcccatctcata contains these protein-coding regions:
- the LOC131641974 gene encoding uncharacterized protein LOC131641974, which produces MDCTPAQKVRYGTHMLAKEADDWWLETRRRLEAHEIKKAVSYQKIRIFVDLVDSCRIYEEDNNAHYRVINEKRGKNQQSREKPYDAGKGKQRVAHGHKTSGGDAPARVVCFKCGRPGHKSDVCTADVKRCYRCGKTGHMSSACKHKDVVCFNCGAEGHIDSQCQKPKKTVVGGKVFALSGTQTSSEDGLVRGDSH